In Deltaproteobacteria bacterium, the genomic window CAGGTTTCCATGGTCAGGAGGGTTCCGGTCATCATTTCGTTGGCCCGGAAAGAAAGTTCGGGAATGGAGATCACGGATACGATGGAGGAATCCTTGATCAGGGAGACGAACTGTCCGGCCAGCGGCGGCAGAATCCGTTGAAATGCCTGGGGCATGATGATGTAGCGCATCTGCTGGAACCCGGTCATACCCAGGGAGCGGGCCGCTTCCCACTGGCCCTGGTGGATGGACTGGATGCCGGACCTGACGATTTCGGTGATATAGGCGCCCTCGAATATCGCCAGGGTCAAGACCGCGGAAAGGAAGGTGGTGAGCTGTTCCGGCGGCGCCAGGCATAAGGTGACCAACGACACCAAAAAATTGTTTTTTCCCTGAAGGGCGTCGCCAATGCCGCTGTAGGGCAGCAATTGGTTGCCGATGAAAAAATAGACGATGAAAATAATAACCAGCGGCGGCAGGTTGCGCATGGTCTCCACGTAGGTGCCGCTGACCAGGCGCAGGAACACGACATGGGAAGAGCGGCAGATGCCCATGGCCGTACCCAGTACAATGGCCATGAGGGTACCGAAGATGCTGAGGCGAATGGTGTTGAAAAGCCCCCACATGAGGACGTTGGACACCCACCGTCCGCTCTCTTCATCGAAGCGGAACAGAAACTGGGGGATTCTTCCCCAGTTCCACTGATAGTTGAGGCCGATATCAACGCGGTAATAAAGGGCAAGACCTGTGATCAGGCACACGGCCCCCACCACCATGTCCGATTTTTTCAAAGGGAATTTCTTTTTGTACATGAAATTTACAGATCTGAAGGTGAAAAACAAAAGCAATCACGAAAACAGGAAATTTTGAAAGCACGAAAGCGGGTGATGAGCCTTCGTGCTTTCTCGCTTTCGTGCTTTCGTGATGAAACTCCTACTTTATAAGGATTCCTTGAACCCTCGGATCCTTTATTGCAATAACGCTTCCCAGGCCACGCTTTTCCACCAATAGTCGGTCTTCTTTTTAATGAATCCCATGTTGCGCTGGTAGACGATCCAGTTGTTCAGGTAGGCGATGGTGTCCGGGTCACCTTTGGGTACCCCCATGCAGATGGGCTGCTGCATCAGGTTCTCATCCAGAAACAGAAGGGTATCCGGATGCTTGGCGGCCAGCTGGGCGGGCAGAGGCGCCGTTGCCAGAATAGCGGTGGCTTTGCCGTTTAAGAGCTCCTGCACCATGGGGCCTTCGTCGGGAAAGAGGCGCACTTTGGCCTTCTTATAGGTTTCCTTGGCCAGGGAAGCCCCTGTGGTTCCCAGGCGCGCCAGAATCGTATTGCCCTCCTTGTCGAGATCCATATAGCGGGTGACGCCCTCGGCCATTTTTTTATAGGCCACCACATTCATTCCATTGTAATCGTAGGGTTGCGTGAAGTTGATTTTAAGGGCTCGTTGGGGCGTTCCGGTCATGCCGGCGATAATCAGGTCGAACTTGCCGGTCATAAGCGACGGAATCAACCCTTCCCACTTGGTCGGTACGAATTCGATTTTGACCCCCATGTCTTCGGCCAGTTTGCGGGCAACATCGACTTCGAAGCCGATCCACTCCCCTTTTTTATCCTGCATGGCCCAGGGAACGAAGGTAGAGAGGCCCACCCTGAGGGTTCCCTTGCGCATCACTTTGTCGATGATGCTGGATTTGGCCAGCTGTTTGTTGACGTCGTCGGCGGCGGCAGGTCCTGCCAGACAAAACATCAGAAGCATCAAAAGGGCGGTGGACAGGAGCGTCATTCTCTTTTTCATCATTGTCTTCTCCTTTGTTAATGTTTTTCAAAATAGGCGACTACCCGTGACAGGATGAGGGCCAATGTCAAATAGATCGCCGCTATGGTAAAGAAAACTTCAAACACCAGAAACGTTTCCGAAGCGATTTCGTTGGCGCACATGGTCATTTCGTAAACAGCGATGACGCTCACCAGGGATGAATCCTTGATCAGGGAAACCGCCTGGCTGGTCAGAGGCGGCAGGATGCGCCTGATGGCCTGGGGCAGGATGATGTAGCGATAGCCCTGGTAGACATTCATGCCCAGGCTGTGGGCGGCTTCCCACTGCCCCCTGTCAATGCTGACGATGCCGGCCCGGTAAATCTCCGAGGCATAGGACCCTTCGAAGAAGCTCAAGGCCAGAACTGCGGCGGCAAAGCGATCGATGTCCAGAATAGGCGCGATGACGAAATACATGAAAAATATCTGCACCAGCAAAGGCGTGTTGCGGGCGATTTCAAGATAGGTGCGGGCGACAGCTTTTGCCAGAAGGGAGTTGGACAAACGCATCAGGGCGGTCACCAAGCCGATGACATAGGTAAGGATGAGGCTGATCCAGGTGATGTCCAGGGTGACCTTGAGGCCCTCTAAAATGGGACCAGTGATGAAGCGGCCGTCTTCGAAAACATACAGGTATTTGGGGATGCGGTACCACTGCCAGTAGTATCCCTGGTCTTCGGCGCCTTTAAAAAGGATGAAAATACAACCGAATAGCAGGGCCAAATAGGCCGCAATGTCCAGAAGATGGCTGCGTTTGCAGAACTGGTAAACAGTGCTAATCATTAAATTTGAAACGCTCAACTTGGGTTTTCAATATAGATGGTATCTGTCAAAACATGTTTCATGCCGGGGTGCAACCCAATATACATTTCGGGGCCGCGTTCGTAAAGGCTTTTCCAAATCGCTCCCGGATTGATTTTTGCCCAACGCAGTGGTACCCTGACAAGGAAGGTGTTGTCGGAGGTCGCTGATTTTGGCTATGACCATCGGTACAGGTTTGAGGATTCAGTCATGAAGCAGATCGTAGAATGTGTGCCCAATTTTTCAGAGGGTCGCGACCAGGCGGTGATTGAGGCCATTGCCCGGGCGATTCGCGAAACCAAGGGATGCCGGCTACTGGATGTGGACCCCGGAGCCAGCACAAACCGGACGGTTTACACGTTTGTCGGGGATCCCGAGTCGGTTGCCGCGGGGGCCATGAATGCGGCTATGGTGGCCAGAGAGCGTATCGACATGGCCAAACACACCGGCGGACACCCGCGCTTCGGTGCCATGGATGTCTGTCCCTTTGTTCCCGTTGCCAACATCAGCATGCAGGCCTGCATTGCCCTGGCAGAGGCTTTCGGACGGCGTTTGGGGGAAGCGCTCGGTGTCCCCGTGTTTCTGTACGAGCATGCCGCCAAAGCGGATTTTCGACGCAAGCTGCCCGATGTTCGCCGGGGCGAATATGAAGGCCTGGCCGAACGGTTCAAAGACCCGGCGTGGGAACCGGATTTCGGACCGGCCGAATTCGTGCCGGCATGGGGTGCCACGGCCGTGGGCGCCCGGAATTTCCTGATCGCCTACAATGTGAACATCATGGGCACATCCAACCAGGCTCACCGTATCGCTCTCAATTTGCGCGAGGCGGGACGCGGTCCGGACATGCCCGGGCGGCTCAAAAAGGTCAAGGGTATGGGCTGGTTCGTGGACGAGTACAACATGGCGCAGGTGACCGTGAACCTCAACGACTACCGGGTGACCGCCCTTCATGAACTCTTCGAAGCGGTGAAGGCGGAGGCGGTCAAACTGAAGGTCGGGGTGGCGGGTTCGGAAATTGTGGGAGTGGTGCCCCTGGAGGCCATCCTCATGGCCGCCGATTACTATATTGAAAAAGAGGATTTGTTTATCTTCGAAGAAGACCAGAAGGTCCGCCTGGCCATCGAAAGGCTGGGTCTCAACGCCGTTGCCGCCTTCAATCCCCGGGAACGGATCATCGATTACATCGTGGCCGACCCCCCGAGCGCACCTCTTGCCGGCATGGACCTGCGTGGTTTCATCGAGGAGGTTGCTGCACGTTCAACAGCTCCGGGGGGCGGATCGGTGTCGGCCCAGCTGGCCGCCGTGGGCGTCGGCCTGGGGGCCATGGCGGCCAAACTGACTTATGGCGTCCGCAAGTTCGAGGACCTGGACGCGAAGATGCGGGCCATCATCCCTCCCCTGCACCGCATCAGCCGGGCACTGATTCCGCTCATCGATGCGGATACCGACGCCTTTAGCGATTATATGGTGGCACTGAGGATGCCCAAACAGACGAAAGTGGAGCAACGGGCACGCCGCCAGGCCATGCAGGCCGGCTTGAAAACAGCCATCCGGGTACCGCTGGAGACCATGCGCCTGGGGGATGAGGCCTGGGAGGGTATGGTGGCGATCGCGCAATACGGCAATCCGGCCTGCAAATCGGATATCCGGGTGGGTGCCCGGGCCCTGGAGACGGGTATTTGGGGTGCCTG contains:
- a CDS encoding amino acid ABC transporter permease, producing the protein MYKKKFPLKKSDMVVGAVCLITGLALYYRVDIGLNYQWNWGRIPQFLFRFDEESGRWVSNVLMWGLFNTIRLSIFGTLMAIVLGTAMGICRSSHVVFLRLVSGTYVETMRNLPPLVIIFIVYFFIGNQLLPYSGIGDALQGKNNFLVSLVTLCLAPPEQLTTFLSAVLTLAIFEGAYITEIVRSGIQSIHQGQWEAARSLGMTGFQQMRYIIMPQAFQRILPPLAGQFVSLIKDSSIVSVISIPELSFRANEMMTGTLLTMETWITVTVMYLILTLPCSLAIQKLEDRMARGKR
- a CDS encoding transporter substrate-binding domain-containing protein, whose protein sequence is MMKKRMTLLSTALLMLLMFCLAGPAAADDVNKQLAKSSIIDKVMRKGTLRVGLSTFVPWAMQDKKGEWIGFEVDVARKLAEDMGVKIEFVPTKWEGLIPSLMTGKFDLIIAGMTGTPQRALKINFTQPYDYNGMNVVAYKKMAEGVTRYMDLDKEGNTILARLGTTGASLAKETYKKAKVRLFPDEGPMVQELLNGKATAILATAPLPAQLAAKHPDTLLFLDENLMQQPICMGVPKGDPDTIAYLNNWIVYQRNMGFIKKKTDYWWKSVAWEALLQ
- a CDS encoding amino acid ABC transporter permease, which encodes MISTVYQFCKRSHLLDIAAYLALLFGCIFILFKGAEDQGYYWQWYRIPKYLYVFEDGRFITGPILEGLKVTLDITWISLILTYVIGLVTALMRLSNSLLAKAVARTYLEIARNTPLLVQIFFMYFVIAPILDIDRFAAAVLALSFFEGSYASEIYRAGIVSIDRGQWEAAHSLGMNVYQGYRYIILPQAIRRILPPLTSQAVSLIKDSSLVSVIAVYEMTMCANEIASETFLVFEVFFTIAAIYLTLALILSRVVAYFEKH
- the ftcD gene encoding glutamate formimidoyltransferase, yielding MKQIVECVPNFSEGRDQAVIEAIARAIRETKGCRLLDVDPGASTNRTVYTFVGDPESVAAGAMNAAMVARERIDMAKHTGGHPRFGAMDVCPFVPVANISMQACIALAEAFGRRLGEALGVPVFLYEHAAKADFRRKLPDVRRGEYEGLAERFKDPAWEPDFGPAEFVPAWGATAVGARNFLIAYNVNIMGTSNQAHRIALNLREAGRGPDMPGRLKKVKGMGWFVDEYNMAQVTVNLNDYRVTALHELFEAVKAEAVKLKVGVAGSEIVGVVPLEAILMAADYYIEKEDLFIFEEDQKVRLAIERLGLNAVAAFNPRERIIDYIVADPPSAPLAGMDLRGFIEEVAARSTAPGGGSVSAQLAAVGVGLGAMAAKLTYGVRKFEDLDAKMRAIIPPLHRISRALIPLIDADTDAFSDYMVALRMPKQTKVEQRARRQAMQAGLKTAIRVPLETMRLGDEAWEGMVAIAQYGNPACKSDIRVGARALETGIWGAWQNVLTNMETLEDEGFRAATLEEAEKIAGRAKENCERVLEILERR